From Anaerolineae bacterium, one genomic window encodes:
- a CDS encoding YHS domain-containing protein, translating to MAASFGKDSVTVLHMLRDIKPDIEVIYLNAGYEFPETLMFIERLKQDLNGPAVGQALPKREESAASMWALLTALNTKTKERRVVMAKDVVCGMEVDPKKAAGKSEYQGQTYYFCSRGCKAAFDKEPQKYVGRAQGHGVHRSHY from the coding sequence GTGGCTGCTAGCTTTGGGAAGGACAGCGTCACGGTGCTTCACATGCTGCGCGACATCAAGCCCGACATCGAGGTGATCTATCTGAACGCGGGATACGAGTTCCCGGAGACCTTGATGTTCATCGAGCGCTTGAAGCAAGATTTGAACGGGCCGGCCGTTGGGCAGGCACTGCCAAAGAGAGAGGAGAGTGCGGCATCCATGTGGGCTCTGCTTACGGCTTTGAATACCAAAACCAAGGAAAGGCGCGTTGTCATGGCGAAAGATGTCGTTTGCGGGATGGAAGTAGACCCTAAGAAGGCGGCTGGGAAGTCCGAATATCAAGGGCAAACGTACTACTTTTGCTCCCGCGGCTGCAAAGCGGCATTTGACAAGGAGCCACAGAAGTACGTCGGCCGGGCACAGGGCCACGGCGTTCATCGCAGTCACTATTGA
- the ftcD gene encoding glutamate formimidoyltransferase gives MQPLVECVPNFSEGRRPEVIRAIRDAIASVSGVRVLDVHSDADHNRSVITFAGLPEPVLEAAFQGIAMAARLIDMEQHRGQHPRLGAADVVPFVPLRGVTLADCVALARRLGQRVGDELGIPVYLYEAAATRPDRVNLADVRRGEYERLKEEIATNPDRAPDFGPRTVGSAGACIIGARMPLIAFNVYLNTDDVSIAKAIAKAVRHSSGGLRYVKALGVKAGGLAQVTMNLTDFRHTPLHRVVELIRREAARYGTTIHHSELVGLIPQEAVLDAAAWYLQLDDLTPDRILENRLNQEQLCQWNG, from the coding sequence ATGCAGCCACTAGTCGAATGCGTGCCTAACTTTTCAGAAGGGCGGCGACCCGAGGTGATCCGGGCCATTCGCGATGCCATCGCCAGCGTCTCGGGTGTGCGGGTGCTGGATGTTCACTCAGATGCCGATCACAACCGTTCAGTGATCACCTTCGCTGGACTACCGGAACCCGTGCTGGAGGCGGCGTTTCAGGGGATCGCTATGGCGGCTCGCCTGATTGACATGGAACAGCACCGCGGCCAGCATCCACGCCTAGGTGCAGCTGATGTGGTGCCATTCGTGCCCCTCCGAGGAGTGACCCTTGCCGATTGCGTGGCTTTGGCTCGACGGCTGGGCCAGCGTGTGGGCGACGAACTGGGCATCCCCGTCTATCTGTACGAGGCAGCGGCCACTCGACCTGATCGCGTGAACCTGGCGGATGTGCGCCGAGGCGAATATGAACGGTTGAAGGAGGAGATCGCGACCAATCCAGACCGAGCCCCGGACTTTGGGCCGCGGACAGTGGGATCGGCCGGTGCCTGCATCATCGGCGCGCGCATGCCGCTAATCGCTTTTAACGTCTATCTGAACACAGACGACGTCTCCATCGCTAAAGCCATCGCCAAGGCAGTGCGTCATTCCAGCGGTGGCTTACGCTATGTGAAGGCGCTAGGTGTGAAGGCAGGTGGACTAGCTCAAGTGACGATGAACCTGACGGACTTCCGACATACTCCACTGCATCGAGTGGTGGAGCTGATCCGCCGTGAGGCCGCGCGCTATGGCACTACCATCCATCATAGCGAGCTGGTGGGGCTGATCCCACAAGAGGCGGTGTTGGATGCGGCGGCCTGGTACTTGCAACTGGACGATCTAACCCCAGACCGCATCCTGGAAAACCGGCTGAACCAAGAGCAGCTGTGCCAGTGGAATGGTTGA
- the rsmA gene encoding 16S rRNA (adenine(1518)-N(6)/adenine(1519)-N(6))-dimethyltransferase RsmA produces MNVHEILRQHHLRPRKGLGQHFLVDEVHLARIVAAAELTKADVVLEIGPGLGTLTERLAEAAGRVIAVELDSRMVAILAETLAGRTNVHIVHGDILSLDPAQLVTEGPNVDISSLCPSSLVCPISYKVVANLPYYITSAVIRHLLEARLPPSLMVLTVQREVAQRMIARPPEMNLLAISVQLYASVEIVDRIPAGAFYPAPKVDSAVVRLRRYERPAVDVTDVESFFEVVKAGFGQRRKQLRNALASGLGRSPASVAAVLRTAQVDPHRRAETLTLEEWARLARAVDSLPAQC; encoded by the coding sequence ATGAACGTTCACGAGATCTTACGTCAACACCACTTGCGGCCACGCAAAGGACTGGGGCAGCACTTCTTGGTAGACGAGGTGCACCTGGCGCGTATCGTCGCGGCAGCAGAGTTGACGAAAGCAGATGTAGTGCTGGAGATCGGCCCCGGCTTGGGGACGCTCACGGAGCGCTTAGCTGAAGCCGCAGGCCGCGTCATCGCTGTGGAACTGGATTCACGCATGGTGGCCATTCTAGCGGAAACGCTAGCCGGACGAACGAACGTGCATATTGTCCACGGCGATATCCTCTCCTTGGATCCTGCCCAGCTTGTCACTGAGGGTCCAAATGTCGACATATCATCGCTTTGTCCTTCGTCCCTCGTCTGCCCTATTTCCTATAAGGTGGTCGCCAATTTGCCCTACTACATCACCTCGGCCGTAATTCGTCACCTGTTGGAAGCACGACTCCCTCCATCTCTGATGGTGCTCACCGTGCAACGCGAGGTGGCTCAACGTATGATCGCCCGTCCGCCAGAGATGAACCTGTTGGCCATTAGCGTTCAGCTCTACGCCAGCGTCGAGATCGTAGATCGCATCCCGGCCGGTGCCTTCTACCCAGCCCCGAAGGTGGATTCCGCAGTAGTACGCCTGCGGCGCTATGAGCGACCAGCCGTAGATGTGACGGACGTGGAGAGCTTCTTCGAGGTGGTAAAGGCCGGGTTCGGACAACGTCGCAAACAATTACGCAACGCGCTTGCCTCCGGCCTGGGTCGCTCACCAGCCAGTGTGGCCGCCGTGTTGCGGACAGCCCAAGTAGATCCACACCGACGGGCGGAAACATTAACGTTAGAAGAGTGGGCGCGGCTGGCCAGAGCCGTTGACAGCCTTCCTGCGCAATGCTAG
- a CDS encoding site-2 protease family protein: MLTSGMSLPVLLARLLILIIALTVHEFAHAWVAVRLGDPTPRREGRLTLNPRAHLDVLGSLMFLIAGFGWAKPVRWSPWNIRIDPRWGRLLVAAAGPLSNLLLAFLMALVVQVVEMPMVDRRSGIWTILPSPVLFTQQFILLNVVLCFFNLLPITPLDGFEVAVGLLPPRLAYQFRRLEPYGPFILLALIILPINLLGLILTPPVTATLRLLLG; this comes from the coding sequence GTGCTGACTTCCGGGATGTCGTTGCCGGTATTGCTTGCGCGTTTGCTGATCCTCATTATCGCGCTTACCGTCCACGAGTTCGCCCATGCCTGGGTCGCCGTCCGCCTCGGCGACCCGACGCCGCGGCGCGAGGGCCGCCTAACGCTCAACCCGCGTGCCCATCTGGATGTGCTGGGCTCGCTCATGTTTTTGATCGCCGGCTTTGGTTGGGCGAAGCCGGTGCGCTGGAGCCCCTGGAACATCCGCATAGACCCCCGATGGGGGCGGCTCTTGGTGGCCGCGGCCGGGCCTCTGTCCAATCTCTTGCTGGCGTTTCTGATGGCGCTGGTCGTCCAAGTGGTGGAGATGCCGATGGTAGACCGCCGTAGCGGCATATGGACGATCCTGCCCAGCCCGGTACTCTTCACGCAGCAGTTCATCTTACTGAACGTGGTACTCTGCTTCTTTAACCTCCTGCCCATCACGCCGCTTGATGGTTTTGAGGTGGCGGTGGGGCTGTTGCCCCCTCGCCTGGCATATCAATTTCGACGCTTGGAGCCATATGGCCCCTTCATCTTGTTAGCTCTGATCATTCTGCCAATCAACTTGCTTGGGTTGATTTTGACGCCGCCGGTGACGGCGACGTTGCGTTTGTTGTTGGGGTAA
- a CDS encoding M48 family metallopeptidase, with protein MAMATSASTELDALRLDPERQAQAKEYARIRRRLLAVELGIGLAFLLIWWWSGLTFRLRDALAGLPAWAGLALYLIAFGASYTALTLPLSWYAGFALPHRYGLSTRSLRSWALDEVKGLAVAGFLLLSLAEAIYALLRAQPDRWWIWAGLAYLAFTVALVHLAPVLIAPLFYKFEPLIERSDDAQERARAQALADRLTRLAERAGTRVRGVYAFNMSRTTTAANAALIGLGNTRRIILADTLLDRYTPDEIETILAHELAHQVHNDTGKGIAFATALILPGFYLAHLALWWGASHFGFQGIADLAAIPWFALVMSGFLLVTLPLQNAWSRWRERLADRYALEATGRPHAFASAMMRLANQNLAEAEPPRWVVWLLHSHPPTGERIRMAERYAQAMRDRSSS; from the coding sequence ATGGCGATGGCGACCTCAGCCTCTACCGAGCTAGATGCGCTGAGGCTGGACCCAGAACGACAGGCTCAGGCTAAGGAGTATGCGCGCATTCGCCGTCGGCTTTTGGCGGTGGAACTGGGAATAGGGCTAGCGTTTCTGTTAATCTGGTGGTGGAGTGGCCTCACTTTCCGCCTGCGCGATGCCCTGGCAGGTCTGCCAGCATGGGCCGGCCTGGCCCTCTATCTCATTGCCTTCGGTGCCAGCTACACAGCCTTGACCCTGCCGCTATCCTGGTATGCCGGCTTTGCTCTACCGCACCGCTATGGCCTGTCCACGCGATCACTGCGCTCCTGGGCCCTAGACGAGGTCAAAGGGCTGGCGGTCGCTGGGTTTCTTCTCTTGTCTTTAGCCGAGGCGATATACGCGCTGTTGCGCGCCCAGCCGGATCGCTGGTGGATATGGGCCGGCCTTGCTTACCTGGCCTTCACCGTGGCACTTGTCCATCTAGCTCCCGTGCTGATCGCGCCGCTGTTCTACAAGTTCGAGCCGCTCATAGAGCGTTCGGACGATGCCCAGGAGCGAGCTCGCGCTCAAGCGCTGGCGGATCGGCTCACACGGCTGGCGGAACGGGCCGGCACGCGAGTGCGCGGCGTGTATGCCTTTAACATGAGCCGCACGACCACGGCTGCGAACGCGGCGTTGATCGGGTTGGGCAACACCCGCCGTATCATCCTGGCTGATACCCTTTTAGATCGCTACACTCCTGACGAGATCGAAACGATCCTGGCTCATGAGTTAGCCCACCAAGTTCACAACGATACGGGCAAGGGGATCGCCTTTGCCACCGCCCTGATCCTCCCGGGGTTTTACCTAGCTCATCTAGCGTTATGGTGGGGTGCAAGCCACTTCGGATTCCAAGGGATCGCTGACCTGGCGGCCATACCATGGTTTGCCCTGGTCATGAGCGGCTTCCTGCTTGTCACGCTCCCGTTGCAGAACGCCTGGTCGCGCTGGAGAGAGCGCCTAGCCGACCGATACGCATTAGAGGCCACTGGACGCCCGCACGCATTCGCGTCAGCCATGATGCGACTAGCTAATCAAAACCTGGCTGAGGCAGAGCCACCGCGCTGGGTAGTATGGCTGCTCCACAGCCATCCGCCCACCGGCGAACGGATACGTATGGCTGAGCGGTATGCACAGGCGATGAGAGATCGTTCCTCGTCTTAA
- a CDS encoding DUF1405 domain-containing protein yields MISLYHRFVHWMLSPWIVTAIFIGNMIGAVAGMIYWYGGHFAASPWYLWPFIPDSPGSTFLVLPALALILWKRPGWPLLNAFAAFGVIKYGLWTVAFWSLFWLSGGPFTLENVAMTFTHLVMTGEGLFLLYYARLTRRAAIGLSLWFAFNDWTDYGPLQTRPGLPLGVSIATMMWVAVALTGLLSAVCIWIADRGEQRWMGR; encoded by the coding sequence ATGATTAGCCTCTATCATCGCTTCGTGCATTGGATGCTTTCGCCGTGGATCGTCACAGCCATCTTCATTGGCAATATGATCGGCGCGGTGGCCGGGATGATCTACTGGTATGGCGGCCACTTCGCTGCTAGTCCATGGTATTTGTGGCCCTTCATCCCCGATTCGCCCGGCAGCACGTTCCTGGTATTGCCCGCCCTGGCTCTGATCTTATGGAAGCGTCCAGGCTGGCCACTGCTCAACGCCTTCGCGGCCTTCGGCGTGATTAAGTATGGGCTGTGGACGGTGGCATTTTGGTCACTGTTTTGGCTGAGCGGCGGCCCGTTCACATTGGAAAACGTGGCAATGACCTTCACCCATCTGGTGATGACGGGCGAAGGGCTTTTCCTGCTGTATTATGCGCGGTTGACGCGGCGCGCGGCCATCGGGCTGAGCCTATGGTTCGCCTTCAACGATTGGACGGACTACGGCCCGTTGCAGACACGGCCGGGCTTACCTCTAGGGGTGTCGATTGCGACCATGATGTGGGTAGCCGTCGCGTTGACCGGGCTGCTCAGCGCGGTTTGTATCTGGATTGCAGATCGAGGGGAACAACGATGGATGGGCCGATGA
- a CDS encoding pyrimidine 5'-nucleotidase yields the protein MRSIPIQCVLFDLDDTLYPRHVGLMDRVHERMDEWIVRHLGISYWESAMLRQRFYEQYGTSMAGLLAEYHIDPDDFLHYVHDFSPSDLLQPDPALHQALCRIPLRRVVFTNGTRAHAYRVLDALGIETLFERVIDVVDVGYVSKPAPLAYQRALALLHLAPGQCIMVEDSPRNLAPARAMGMITVLVGDKPHQVADYHVPEITWVAEVVDYVLRISKA from the coding sequence ATGCGTTCCATCCCTATCCAGTGCGTCCTCTTCGACTTAGACGATACTCTCTACCCTCGCCACGTCGGATTGATGGATCGCGTCCATGAGCGAATGGACGAATGGATCGTTCGGCATCTGGGCATATCCTATTGGGAATCGGCCATGTTACGACAGCGCTTCTACGAGCAATATGGCACCTCGATGGCCGGCCTGTTAGCGGAATACCATATCGATCCCGATGATTTCTTGCATTACGTGCACGATTTCAGCCCCAGCGATCTTTTGCAGCCAGATCCAGCACTGCATCAGGCCTTATGCCGTATCCCTCTTCGTCGCGTCGTGTTCACAAACGGGACGCGCGCCCACGCGTACCGAGTATTGGATGCCCTGGGGATTGAGACGCTGTTTGAGCGCGTGATAGACGTAGTGGATGTCGGCTATGTCAGTAAACCGGCCCCCTTGGCCTACCAACGGGCTTTAGCCCTGCTTCACCTTGCGCCGGGCCAGTGCATAATGGTTGAGGATAGTCCACGCAACCTAGCCCCGGCCAGAGCGATGGGGATGATCACGGTCCTGGTGGGCGACAAGCCGCATCAGGTCGCCGACTATCATGTGCCAGAGATCACCTGGGTGGCAGAGGTGGTAGACTACGTTTTGAGGATATCGAAGGCATGA
- a CDS encoding CBS domain-containing protein: MRTVRDILKVKGHDVWCVEANSTVYEALVKMAEKNVGALVVLENGKLVGIFSERDYARKVILKGRSSLNTPVKDIMTSEVYCVRPDQTLDECMVLMTDKRIRHLPVLENDQLVGIVSIGDVVKEIIAEQGITIQQLENYIIGGGYGQ; this comes from the coding sequence ATGAGAACCGTCAGAGACATCCTAAAGGTCAAGGGTCATGATGTCTGGTGCGTCGAGGCCAACTCCACGGTCTACGAGGCCCTGGTGAAGATGGCCGAAAAGAACGTGGGAGCGCTGGTAGTGCTGGAAAATGGGAAGCTAGTTGGCATCTTCTCCGAGCGCGATTACGCCCGTAAGGTGATCCTTAAGGGCAGATCCTCGCTCAACACACCTGTGAAGGACATTATGACCTCCGAGGTATACTGCGTTCGCCCTGACCAAACGCTGGATGAGTGTATGGTGCTGATGACGGATAAGCGCATTCGTCATCTGCCTGTGCTCGAAAACGATCAGCTTGTCGGCATTGTCTCGATTGGAGACGTGGTCAAGGAGATCATCGCCGAACAGGGGATCACCATTCAGCAGCTCGAAAACTACATCATTGGTGGCGGATATGGTCAGTAA
- a CDS encoding glycosyltransferase family 39 protein — protein sequence MRNSAHGTITQLSLLAIIFVAFALRVFRLGDQELRGDEAFGYFFSLRSYGSILRDTLRLHEPHPVASYFLQKAWIGLAGHTEFALRFISTWFGVLAVALIYWLGRQLMLPVSTATLATMLLAISPYAVWHSQDARMYTISLAFTLASTGLAIRVWQGRGCMAGYLYVLVSWLALHTHYFAAFVILAQNVFAVGVALQRDQRQRFNQWLRLQILLGLLYLPWLVLARGILVSYQGTGDSPPIGVMLHRSLSAFAVGETLPAEPRVIFTWLAAALSLCGAWRLASTHPHSQRALGLLTLYLAIPLLATWAGARSRPIFNERYLIAAVPPFYLLIAAAIGNNGGRKRSPYFLSFAPRLLSFAAFSILLFGDVASLYHYYADPAYSKTLGWRELAAALDRLSAGMPAEMVRLVDNRPDPTLWYYYTGPVPHGTLPPAAYDREGAKQEVAAWVQSGVQRVVLAMKTSKGWDEDGIAQAVLSERFALIAEMPVGVWTVQVYVRPPQEMTPIHVAFANGLTLVEASVQPSRLAPGGVLAVHLRWRGTANALRGSEKIFLHLVDADGALVAQTDRPFGVTELQMSTVSYGILLPNILPPGEYRLLVGLYDPAKEGSPRWLTVTGADFVELGLVHTG from the coding sequence GTGAGGAACTCTGCACATGGGACAATTACACAGCTGAGCTTACTGGCGATCATCTTCGTCGCCTTTGCGCTGCGCGTGTTCCGGCTGGGCGATCAGGAGCTGCGCGGTGATGAGGCTTTCGGGTACTTCTTCAGCCTGCGCTCCTACGGCAGCATCCTCCGTGACACCCTTAGACTGCATGAACCGCACCCGGTCGCCAGTTACTTCCTGCAAAAGGCCTGGATAGGGCTGGCTGGGCATACCGAGTTCGCGCTACGTTTCATCAGCACCTGGTTCGGTGTGCTAGCTGTGGCATTGATCTATTGGCTGGGCCGGCAGTTGATGTTGCCGGTATCCACGGCCACGCTGGCCACCATGTTGCTGGCTATCAGCCCTTATGCTGTCTGGCATAGCCAAGACGCCCGCATGTATACCATCAGCCTGGCCTTTACCTTGGCCAGCACCGGTTTGGCGATTAGAGTGTGGCAGGGACGAGGTTGCATGGCCGGCTACCTCTATGTGCTTGTGAGCTGGCTGGCTCTGCATACCCATTACTTCGCTGCCTTTGTAATTCTCGCTCAGAACGTTTTTGCGGTCGGCGTGGCCCTGCAACGAGATCAGCGACAGCGATTCAACCAATGGCTCAGGCTGCAAATCCTTCTAGGGCTGCTTTACCTGCCCTGGTTGGTGCTGGCTCGCGGCATCCTTGTCAGCTATCAGGGCACCGGCGATTCGCCCCCGATAGGAGTGATGCTGCATCGTTCTTTGAGCGCTTTCGCCGTAGGGGAGACTCTTCCTGCTGAACCGCGCGTGATCTTCACCTGGCTTGCTGCCGCACTTTCGCTTTGCGGCGCATGGCGGTTGGCTTCTACCCATCCTCATAGTCAGCGGGCATTGGGGCTGTTGACGTTGTATCTGGCCATTCCGCTGTTGGCCACCTGGGCCGGCGCGCGCAGCCGGCCTATTTTCAACGAACGCTATCTGATCGCGGCGGTGCCGCCGTTCTATCTGTTGATCGCCGCTGCTATCGGGAACAACGGAGGGCGGAAGCGAAGTCCTTACTTTCTATCCTTCGCCCCTCGTCTCCTCTCCTTTGCAGCGTTCTCCATCTTGCTGTTCGGCGATGTCGCCTCGCTTTATCATTACTATGCTGACCCAGCTTATAGCAAGACGCTGGGCTGGCGCGAGCTGGCAGCCGCGCTGGATCGCTTGTCGGCCGGGATGCCGGCTGAAATGGTCCGCCTAGTGGATAATCGGCCGGATCCCACGCTCTGGTACTACTACACCGGACCCGTACCTCACGGTACTCTGCCTCCAGCCGCTTATGACAGAGAGGGGGCCAAGCAGGAGGTGGCTGCCTGGGTCCAGTCGGGGGTTCAACGCGTGGTCCTGGCCATGAAGACCAGTAAAGGATGGGATGAAGATGGCATCGCCCAGGCCGTGTTGAGCGAACGCTTTGCGTTGATCGCTGAAATGCCGGTCGGTGTGTGGACCGTCCAGGTGTACGTTCGGCCGCCGCAGGAGATGACGCCGATCCACGTCGCTTTCGCGAACGGGTTGACGTTGGTGGAAGCCTCCGTACAACCATCGAGGCTCGCGCCAGGAGGAGTGTTGGCAGTGCACTTGCGCTGGCGAGGTACCGCCAACGCGCTGAGGGGAAGCGAGAAGATCTTTCTCCATTTGGTGGATGCCGACGGAGCGCTGGTGGCCCAAACCGATCGCCCTTTCGGCGTCACAGAGCTGCAGATGTCCACCGTCAGCTACGGGATCTTGTTGCCCAACATCTTGCCACCTGGGGAATACCGGCTGCTCGTTGGGCTATATGACCCGGCGAAAGAGGGCTCACCGCGATGGTTGACCGTGACCGGGGCCGATTTCGTGGAGCTAGGTCTCGTGCATACCGGATAA